A window of the Diabrotica undecimpunctata isolate CICGRU chromosome 1, icDiaUnde3, whole genome shotgun sequence genome harbors these coding sequences:
- the LOC140440066 gene encoding probable inactive peptidyl-prolyl cis-trans isomerase-like 6, which yields MDYSEEKPQSAKEKFEISGIITSAAFQRCRFLAIKLYRSFPKQYEHPVIKPMLNVEWEQFLTKMQRTFGNGIWTLKKPVIAFVNEQFIGDDKAFVNHLIKKYHFSLNLDLDQIGKCHLVEFLREKMGKYRQITYFTIAINNQVVGTMMFELYNDLVPLACENFLKRCKDINGGYTGSPVHRIVKNSWIQCGRWNLPEKKMPCENYVIPHDRRGVLCTTNTGRHKENSTQFFITLAPTPWMDYNYVAFGQLLQGEEVLKAIEKVPTYYESPTLPITIVMSGEITLDGIPDYFTSMERPEFQSILPSLSKDNLYAVDDCNLIPTTSRFSMSKYKKGLYGLETDMAINMEYPNLPDYLMPRLMGESEASYPSTLSIQQWSPLDQDQVQDLPDFYKILKDCNMPGASDTTL from the exons ATGGATTATTCAGAAGAAAAGCCACAGTCTGCAAAAGAAAAGTTTGAAATTTCTGGAATAATAACGAGTGCAGCATTTCAGAGATGTAGATTTCTCGCCATAAAGTTGTACAGAAGTTTTCCAAAGCAGTACGAGCATCCTGTTATAAAACCGATGTTAAATGTAGAATGGGAACAATTTTTGACAAAG ATGCAACGTACTTTTGGTAATGGAATTTGGACTTTGAAAAAACCAGTTATAGCATTTGTAAATGAACAATTCATTGGAGATGATAAAGCATTTGTTAACCACCTTATTAAAAAATACCATTTTTCGTTAAATTTAGATCTAGATCAAATTGGAAAATGTCATCTTGTGGAGTTTTTGAGAGAGAAGATGGGTAAATAC AGACAAATAACTTACTTTACCATAGCCATAAATAATCAAGTAGTTGGAACGATGATGTTTGAA CTTTACAATGATCTGGTTCCGCTAGCGTGTGAAAATTTTCTTAAACGATGCAAAGATATAAACGGGGGTTATACTGGCAGTCCAGTTCAcag AATAGTGAAAAATAGTTGGATTCAATGCGGACGGtggaatttgccagaaaaaaagATGCCTTGTGAAAATTATGTAATTCCACATGACAGGAGAGGGGTTTTATGTACCACAAATACAGGTAGACATAAAGAAAACAGCACACAGTTTTTTATAACTTTGGCTCCAACTCCTTGGATGGATTATAACTACGTAGCTTTTGG tcaATTACTACAAGGAGAAGAAGTCTTAAAAGCTATAGAGAAAGTTCCCACCTACTACGAATCTCCAACTTTACCAATAACTATTGTTATGAGTGGAGAAATAACCTTAGACGGAATTCCCGATTACTTTACCTCGATGGAAAGGCCAGAATTCCAAAGTATCTTGCCATCGCTCTCTAAAGATAATTTATACGCAGTAGACGATTGTAATTTAATACCGACCACATCTAGATTTTCAATGTCAAAGTATAAGAAAGGTTTGTATGGCTTGGAAACTGATATGGCGATAAACATGGAATATCCAAATTTGCCAGATTATCTTATGCCAAGATTAATGGGTGAATCAGAAGCAA GTTACCCTTCAACCCTTAGTATACAGCAATGGTCACCACTGGATCAAGATCAAGTACAGGATCTACCAGACTTTTACAAAATTCTTAAAGATTGTAATATGCCCGGAGCTAGTGATActactttataa